From Magnolia sinica isolate HGM2019 chromosome 13, MsV1, whole genome shotgun sequence, one genomic window encodes:
- the LOC131223797 gene encoding hydroxyacylglutathione hydrolase cytoplasmic: protein MLTWRISAINWSSPAASNSFPRGCEREMKIVPIACLEDNYAYLIIDENSREAAAVDPVEPEKILQTAVENGVDLKLVLTTHHHWDHAGGNEKIKQLVPGIKVFGGSIDNVKGCTNKLENGDKLVLGTDVNILSLHTPCHTKGHISYYVTSKEEEDPAVFTGDTLFVAGCGKFFEGTAEQMYQSLCVTLGSLPKPTRVFCGHEYTEKNLRFALTVEPENGKTREKLSWAQHQRQGNLPTIPSTIGEELETNPFMRVDLPELQARVNCQSPVEALKEIRRLKDNWRG from the exons ATGCTTACGTGGCGTATTTCCGCTATTAATTGGTCATCGCCGGCAGCTTCAAATTCCTTCCCGAGagggtgtgagagagagatgaaaatCGTTCCAATTGCTTGTTTAGAAGACAACTATGCATACCT AATCATAGATGAGAATTCCAGAGAAGCAGCAGCCGTTGATCCCGTTGAACCTGAGAAGATCCTGCAGACAGCCGTAGAGAATGGTGTTGATCTGAAGCTCGTCCTTACCACTCATCATCACTG GGATCATGCTGGCGGGAATGAGAAGATAAAGCAGTTGGTTCCTGGAATTAAAGTTTTTGGGGGGTCAATAGACAATGTGAAGGGATGCACTAATAAGTTGGAAAATGGTGATAAGCTGGTGTTAGGAACTGATGTGAATATATTGTCCCTCCATACACCCTG CCACACCAAAGGTCATATAAGTTACTATGTGACAAGCAAAGAGGAAGAAGACCCAGCTGTGTTTACTGGAGATACGTTG TTTGTTGCTGGTTGTGGGAAATTTTTTGAAGGTACAGCAGAACAGATGTATCAGTCGCTATGCGTCACATTGGGGTCTTTGCCGAAACCTACTCGAGTTTTTTGTGGTCATGAG TACACAGAAAAGAATCTGCGCTTTGCATTGACAGTTGAACCAGAGAATGGAAAGACAAGGGAGAAACTCTCATGGGCCCAGCACCAGCGACAGGGGAATTTGCCAACCATCCCTTCTACCATAGGGGAAGAATTGGAAACCAATCCATTCATGCGGGTCGATCTTCCGGAACTACAG GCAAGAGTGAACTGCCAGTCTCCTGTTGAAGCACTGAAGGAAATACGGAGGCTGAAAGACAATTGGAGAGGCTGA